The following are encoded in a window of Haliaeetus albicilla chromosome 1, bHalAlb1.1, whole genome shotgun sequence genomic DNA:
- the GNPDA2 gene encoding glucosamine-6-phosphate isomerase 2: MRLVILEDYDQASEWAAKYICNRIIQFKPSQGRYFTLGLPTGNTPLGCYKKLIEYHKNGDLSFKYVKTFNMDEYVGLPRNHPESYHSYMWNNFFKHIDIDPNNAHILDGNAPDLQAECDAFEKKIEEAGGIDLFVGGIGPDGHIAFNEPGSSLSSRTRLKTLAMDTILANAKYFDGDLSKVPTMALTVGVGTVMDAREVMILITGAHKAFALYKAIEEGVNHMWTVSAFQQHPRTIFVCDEDATLELRVKTVKYFKGLMHVHNKLVDPLYSMKEN, translated from the exons ATGAGGCTAGTAATTCTTGAAGATTATGATCAGGCTAGTGAATGGGCAGCAAAATACATCTGTAATCGTATTATCCAATTCAAGCCAAGTCAAGGAAGATATTTCACGCTTGGTCTACCAACAGGCAA TACACCTTTGGGATGCTACAAAAAGCTGATAGAATATCACAAGAATGGAGATCTCTCTTTCAAATATGTAAAGACTTTCAACATGGATGAATATGTAG GGCTCCCCAGAAATCATCCAGAGAGCTATCATTCCTACATGTGGAATAACTTCTTTAAACATATTGACATAGATCCAAATAATGCTCATATCCTTGATGGGAATGCTCCAGACTTACAGGCGGAATGTGatgcatttgaaaagaaaattgaagaaGCGGGGGGGATTGATCTGTTTGTTGGAG GCATTGGTCCAGATGGCCACATTGCATTCAATGAACCCGGATCAAGTTTGTCTTCAAGAACAAGATTAAAGACTTTAGCAATGGACACCATTTTGGCAAATGCCAAATACTTTGATGGAGACTTATCTAAAGTACCAACTATGGCGCTAACAGTTGGTGTGGGTACAGTGATGGATGCTAGAGAA gtgatgaTTCTTATAACAGGTGCACATAAGGCTTTTGCATTGTACAAAGCAATTGAAGAAGGAGTCAATCATATGTGGACAGTTTCTGCTTTCCAGCAACACCCTCGTACTATCTTTGTGTGTGATGAAGATGCTACTTTAGAACTAAGAGTTAAAACTGTGAAGTACTTTAAAG GTTTAATGCATGTGCACAATAAGCTTGTGGACCCACTgtacagtatgaaagaaaactga